In Quercus robur chromosome 10, dhQueRobu3.1, whole genome shotgun sequence, a genomic segment contains:
- the LOC126702703 gene encoding MLO-like protein 1, translating into MVEEGLTLEYTPTWVVASLCTVIVAISLVAERLLHYTGKYLKKKNQKPLFQALQKIKEELMLLGFISLLLAVFQSRIEKLCISENTAKEWLPCKLTDASSSSTTTHFQTLFTSFIPGRLLAEATTTPEEYCAEMGGKVPVLSPTALHHLHIFIFVLAVVHVTFCALTILFGGVKIRLWKHWEDSISKKENDPEEVLKTNFTQVQDHDFIRNRFLGFGKDSALSGWVHSFFKQFYGSVTKTDYLAMRLGFIMTHCRGNPQFNFHKYMIRTLEADFKKVVGISWYLWLFVVIFLVLDVAGRHAYFWISFIPFILLLAVGTKLEHVIIQLAHEVAEKHVAIVGDLVVQPSDNHFWFHRPRIVLLLIHFILFQNSFEIAFFFWIWVQYGFDSCMMGEIGYIIPRLVIGVFIQFICSYSTLPLYVIVTQMGSSYKKAIFEEHIHEGLVGWARMAKKNKGLRKASNGSSTTTTTTTPGSTTHASSQMNPKETTPMAIQMSEVSAMEEGNAGEIAAATLNDGHS; encoded by the exons ATGGTTGAAGAAGGTCTAACTTTGGAGTACACCCCAACATGGGTTGTTGCTTCTCTGTGCACTGTTATCGTTGCCATCTCTCTCGTCGCCGAACGTCTCCTTCACTACACTGGCAAG TATCTCAAGAAAAAGAACCAGAAGCCTCTCTTTCAGGCCTTACAGAAGATCAAAGAAG AGTTGATGTTGTTGGGGTTCATATCACTGCTACTCGCAGTGTTCCAATCACGgattgaaaaactttgcataTCCGAGAACACAGCCAAAGAGTGGTTGCCTTGTAAATTAACAGatgcatcttcttcttctactactACCCATTTCCAAACCTTGTTCACTTCTTTTATTCCCGGTCGCCTCCTCGCCGAGGCAACAACTACTCCCGAAGAATATTGTGCTGAGATGGGG GGAAAGGTCCCAGTGTTATCTCCTACTGCACTGCATCATCTTCACATATTTATCTTTGTGTTAGCTGTTGTGCATGTGACTTTCTGTGCTCTAACTATTCTTTTCGGAGGAGTGAAG ATACGTCTATGGAAACATTGGGAGGATTCTAtctcaaaaaaggaaaacgatCCAGAAGAAG TTCTGAAAACAAACTTTACACAAGTCCAAGATCATGATTTTATCCGGAATCGCTTTCTGGGTTTTGGCAAAGATTCGGCTTTGTCAGGGTGGGTG CATTCATTTTTCAAGCAATTTTATGGGTCTGTGACAAAAACAGATTATCTGGCAATGCGACTAGGCTTCATTATG ACTCATTGCAGAGGAAACCCACAGTTTAATTTCCACAAGTACATGATTCGCACCCTTGAAGCTGATTTCAAGAAAGTCGTTGGAATAAG TTGGTATCTTTGGTTATTTGTGGTCATTTTCTTGGTGCTGGATGTGGCTG GTCGGCATGCATACTTTTGGATTTCATTCATACCCTTCATT cTTCTACTTGCTGTGGGCACTAAGTTGGAGCATGTAATTATCCAGTTGGCCCATGAGGTTGCTGAGAAACATGTAGCAATTGTAGGTGATTTGGTAGTTCAACCTTCAGACAATCATTTCTGGTTCCATAGGCCCCGGATTGTTCTCTTGCTGATTCATTTCATCCTGTTTCAGAATTCATTTGAAATAGCATTCTTCTTTTGGATATGG GTTCAATATGGATTTGACTCATGCATGATGGGAGAAATCGGTTATATCATCCCAAGACTAGTTATAGG ggTATTCATTCAGTTCATCTGCAGTTATAGTACCCTACCACTGTATGTAATTGTCACACAG ATGGGAAGTTCATATAAAAAGGCTATATTTGAAGAACACATACATGAAGGGCTTGTTGGTTGGGCTCGAATGGCCAAAAAGAACAAGGGTTTGAGAAAGGCTTCTAATGGCTCATCGACGACTACTACTACTACGACTCCGGGTTCTACTACTCATGCATCTAGCCAAATGAATCCAAAAGAAACTACTCCTATGGCAATTCAGATGAGTGAAGTATCTGCAATGGAAGAAGGCAATGCAGGAGAGATTGCAGCTGCAACTCTGAACGATGGACATAGCTGA